A segment of the Agrobacterium tumefaciens genome:
CCGTCGACTTCGATTGAAGACGGTTCAGTGAATGACTATTTCTGGATTCACGTGAAACAATCGATACTAAAGCGCATCGGTGGCCCCCAAACGCAGTGGCGGATAGGCGGCATTCCCTGCGCTTTATACTCGACTCTTTCGACATTTCGTGTCAGGTCGCAGGTATGAAACCGGATATCAAGATTTGCGGATTGAAGACGCCGGAAGCGGTGGAACGCGCGGTCAGACGAGGCGCGTCCCATATCGGCTTCATCTTCTTTGAAAAAAGCCCGCGCAATATCGAACCCGATATTGCCGGCAAGCTGGCTGACACCGTTCGTGGCAGCGTGAAGGTCGTTGCCGTCACCGTCAACGCTGACAATGACGAACTGGACGAGATCGTCGATCTTCTGAAACCCGATATACTCCAGTTGCACGGCAGTGAAACGCCGGAACGTGTGCTGAACGTCAAGGCGCTGTATGGTCTGCCGGTGATGAAGGCAATTTCCATCCGGGACGCCGCTGATCTTGCCAAAATTGACCCTTATGTTGGCATCGTTGACCGCTTCCTGCTCGACGCCAAGCCGCCGGCTGGATCGGACTTGCCTGGTGGCAATGGTGTGTCCTTTGATTGGACCCTTCTTCGCTCTCTTGACGGCAGCATTGATTACATGCTTTCCGGAGGGCTGAACAAGGATAACGTCGCAGGCGCTCTGGCTGAGACCGGCGCGAGGGGAATAGATATATCGTCCGGCGTGGAAAGTGCGCCGGGAGTGAAAGATCCGGCCATGATCGATACATTTTTCGATGCCGTGAACAATCGGTCGACTGGCCCAAAGGGAGCTTGAAGTGAACGACACGCCAAAACCCAATTCTTTTTGCGCCGGTCCCGATGAGGACGGACGCTTCGGCATTTACGGAGGCCGCTTCGTTGCCGAAACGCTGATGCCG
Coding sequences within it:
- a CDS encoding phosphoribosylanthranilate isomerase, yielding MKPDIKICGLKTPEAVERAVRRGASHIGFIFFEKSPRNIEPDIAGKLADTVRGSVKVVAVTVNADNDELDEIVDLLKPDILQLHGSETPERVLNVKALYGLPVMKAISIRDAADLAKIDPYVGIVDRFLLDAKPPAGSDLPGGNGVSFDWTLLRSLDGSIDYMLSGGLNKDNVAGALAETGARGIDISSGVESAPGVKDPAMIDTFFDAVNNRSTGPKGA